The sequence CAAAATCATGAGTTACAAAAATAGCTGTTGTATTTGATTTTTTTATAATACTTTTTAAATGTTCTCTAATATGTTCTTTTAATTCAGTATCTAAATTAGAAAAGGGTTCATCAAGAAGAATTAAATTTGGACTAGGAGCTAGAGACCTAGCTAAAGCTATTCTTTGTTGCTGACCCCCTGATAATTCATGAGGAAATCTTTTACCAAAGCCTTCCATTTCAACTAATTCAAGCATCTCTTTCACTTTTTCTGATTTGTTTTTTTTCTTTAAACCAAATTCAATATTCTTTTCAACTGTCAAATGTGGAAAAAGAGCATAATCTTGAAAAAGCATCCCTATATTTCTTTTTTCTGTGGGAACATTTGTTTTATCATCTATTAAAACTTTATCATCTATTAAAATAGATCCTTTATAAGGTTGCTCAAATCCTGATAAAATTCTTAATAACGTTGATTTTCCACTTCCCGATTTTCCTAAAATAGCTATTATCTCTCCACGTTTAATCTCTAAATTAAAATCCTTCAATATATCTTCTTTATCATATTTAAAATATAAATTATTAATTGAAATATACATTATTTTTCCTTTCTACTAAATATTAAAACAGCAATAGAACACATCCCTATTATTATAAGAGAAGGAATGGAACTTTCTTGAATCATCTCATCATTTGCGTACTGCTGAACTAAAGTTGCTAAAGTATTAAAATTAAAAGGTCTTAATATTAAAGTTAGAGGCAACTCTTTTGTTATCTCTATAAATACCAAAATAAAACTAGAAAAAATTGCTGGTTTTATCATTGGAAGATCCACCTTAAAAAAAGTTCTTGTAATTCCAAATCCAAAAGTTCTAGAAACTTGATGAAACTTAGTACCTATTTTTTTAAAATTAGAGTCTATATTTGAATAAGATACTGCTAAAAATCTAACTAAATAAGCAAATATTAAAATTAAATAACTAGATGATAAGACAAGAGATTTATCTATCCCTAAAGATGTGTAAACTCCTTTTAAATTCTGATCTAAAAATATAAATATAGTCATTACTCCAACTGCTATAACAGCACCTGGAATTGAATATCCCATGTTTACGATTTTAGCTAAAAAAATCATATCTTTTTTTAATCTCATTGTATTTGCTATTATTATGGAAACTGTTACTATTATAAAACAAGCTACTACAGTTATTCCTAAAGAATTTTTAAATACTCCTAAAAGTTCAAAATAATCAAAATGTAAATAACTTAATTTTGTCCAATATAAAAGTTGTAAAATAGGTATTATAAAACTAAATAACAGTATTATCATACAATATGTAAAAACAACAATGCATTTATATCCTTTTAATTTTATTGTTTTTAAAGGTTTGCTCTTAGTTGAAATAGTATATTTTTTATGACCCCTACTTTTACTTTCAATATATAAAATTCCAAAAATAAATATAACTAAAATAGCTGAAAGTTTTAAAGCTGAAGTTAAATCTCCTAAAGATAACCAAGCTCTAAATATTCCTATACTAAAAGTATTTACTCCAAAATAGCTAACTAAACCATAAGCATTTAAAACTTCCATTAGAACTAAACTAACTCCTGATATAATAGCTACCCTAGAAAGAGGTAAAATTACTTTAAAAAATGTTTCTGGAAGAGTCTTCCCTAAAGAACGAGAAGCTTCTATCATATTTTTAGAACTTTTATTAAAATATCCTTTCATAATAATAAATACATAAGGATAAAAAAACAAACTAAATACAATAATAACTCCGTATATATTTAATATGTCTATTCTTAAATTTATTCCTAATTTTGATAAAATTCTAGATATACTTCCTGTAAAAGAAAACATATCTGAATATATATATCCTGCAATATAAGAAGGGATAGTAAGTGGCAAGATAAGACTTATGGAAAATAATCTTCTACAAGGAAATTCATAAACACTTACAAACCAAGCTAGAGAAACTCCTAAAATAGCTGTAATAATAGTAACACCCATTGCTATTATTACAGTATTATATAAATATTCATTTAAAACTGTATTTTTTATATGCTCAAAAATTTCATTAGAGGGTAATAATATACCTTTAAATATTAAAAAAATTGGAGAAATTATAGCTAATGTTAAAACAATAGTCATAGTAGACCAAGAGTCTAAGTTTGACCTTAGACTCTTTAAAAGCTTAACCATTATTTCCAACCAACTTCATCAAATATTTTAACTGCCTTTTCATTATAAACACCTAAATAATTTAAATCTAAGTTATCAGCTTTAAAGTCTCCCCATTTTTTTACTATTTCAGAAGGACTTACCTTTTCATTTACAGGATACTCGTAATTAAGTTCTGCAAAAACTTTTTGTCCTTCTACACTTGTCATATACTCTAAAAATTTTATAGCATTTTCTTTATTCTTTGAATATTTTGTAATTCCTGCTCCACTTGCATTAATATGATTTCCTCTATCTTCTTGATTTAAAAATTTAATTTTTAATGCTTTTCCTACTTTTACTTCATATGGATCTTTTGATGTTAACAATCTTCCCATATAATAAGAATTCATAATTGCTATTTCTCCAACTCCACTAACTACACCCTTTGCTTGATCTCTATCATTTCCTTTTGGAGATCTTGCCATATTTTCAACTATAGATTTAGCCCATTTAGTTGCCTCTTCTTCACCATCATTTTTAATAATTGAAGCTAATAAAGATTGATTATATAAATTAGAAGAAGATCTTACTAAAATCTTTCCTTTCCATTTATCATCTGCTAAATCTTCTATTTTGTTAATACTTGAAGCATCTGTCTTTGTTGGATCATAAGCTATAATTCTTGCTCTATAAGTTAATCCATACCAAAAATCATCCTTATCTTTTAAAGTTTCTTTAACATTTTCTGATAATTTTTCTGTTACAACTGGTTGCAATAATCCTTTTTCTTTTGCTCTATAAAGTTTTCCTGCATCAGCTGTTATAAATAAGTCTGCTGGAGTATCTTTTCCTTCAAGTTCTAATTTTTTTATAAGTTCATCTCCTTTAGCCTTAACAACATTAATCTTTATTCCTGTTTCTTTTTCAAAATTCTTAATCAAAATCTTATCTGCATCATAATGTCTTTCAGTATAAATATTCACTTCCTCTTTGGCAAAAGCAGAAATACCTAATACAAACAAACATAATAAAATAATTTTTTTCATTTTTTCCTCCATAAATAAATATTTTTAACTTTCTATCTTTTGATAGTCAAAATATAGTATCATGATAACATTAATGTGTCAATAATTTTTATATATGTAGTTTCTTTTTGACATTTATTTCATTTATCTTTTTCCTTCTAAAAGTTTAAAGTACAGCTAATTAGCTGTACTTTAAACTTTCATTATTTTTTTATTCTTCTATTATATGAAGAGAATCTGCTTCTAAGGTAAAATCAATTTCTGAATCTAAAGGATAATTTTTTTTATTTCTAGGATTACTAACTGAAATTTCAATTTTAAGATCTCCTAGCATAGCTTCATACTCATGATAAGCTCCCATGAACATACTTTTTGTTACTTTTCCTCTGTATCCTTCTTTTGAAATAACTATTCCTTCAGGTCTTGCAACTACTTGAACTTCTTCTCCAACATCTTTTTTAACATTTTGAGGAACTTTAAACTTAACTCCAAGAATATCAACTTCACATTCTTTTTCAGTTTTAGATATTATTTTCCCCTTAAAGATATTTGCTCTTCCTATAAAATTAGCTACAAAAGTATTTATTGGATTTTGATATACCTCAATTGGACTACCTACTTGTTGAATTTTTCCATTTTTCATTATAACAACAATATCTGCAAGTCCCATTGCCTCAGCTTGATCATGAGTTACATATATTGATGTAATTCCAACTTGCATTTGAATTTTTTTTATCTCATCTCTCATATGTATTCTCAATTTTGCATCAAGATTTGATAGCGGTTCATCAAATAATAATACTCCTGGTTCCATAACCAAAGCTCTTGCAAGGGAAACTCTTTGTTGTTGTCCCCCTGACATTTGAGATGGCATTCTATCTGCAAAATCTTTCATATTCATTAATTCAAGTATTTTATGAACTCTTCTATCTATTTCTTTTTTAGATATTTTTTGTAGTTTTAATCCATAAGAAATATTATTATATACATTCATATGAGGAAATAATGCATAATTTTGAAATACCATTGCAGTATCTCTTCTATCTGGGGTTATTCTTTCAACATTTTCTTCTCCTATATATATATGCCCTTGTGTAGGAACTTCAAAT is a genomic window of Fusobacterium sp. JB019 containing:
- a CDS encoding ABC transporter ATP-binding protein, with the protein product MYISINNLYFKYDKEDILKDFNLEIKRGEIIAILGKSGSGKSTLLRILSGFEQPYKGSILIDDKVLIDDKTNVPTEKRNIGMLFQDYALFPHLTVEKNIEFGLKKKNKSEKVKEMLELVEMEGFGKRFPHELSGGQQQRIALARSLAPSPNLILLDEPFSNLDTELKEHIREHLKSIIKKSNTTAIFVTHDFADTSIADKIIYLENGKIIEKK
- a CDS encoding ABC transporter ATP-binding protein; its protein translation is MRAKRVKFENINKIFITGDGKRVNAVKELDLDVEPGKFVCLLGPSGCGKTTILRMLAGFEVPTQGHIYIGEENVERITPDRRDTAMVFQNYALFPHMNVYNNISYGLKLQKISKKEIDRRVHKILELMNMKDFADRMPSQMSGGQQQRVSLARALVMEPGVLLFDEPLSNLDAKLRIHMRDEIKKIQMQVGITSIYVTHDQAEAMGLADIVVIMKNGKIQQVGSPIEVYQNPINTFVANFIGRANIFKGKIISKTEKECEVDILGVKFKVPQNVKKDVGEEVQVVARPEGIVISKEGYRGKVTKSMFMGAYHEYEAMLGDLKIEISVSNPRNKKNYPLDSEIDFTLEADSLHIIEE
- a CDS encoding Fe(3+) ABC transporter substrate-binding protein; the encoded protein is MKKIILLCLFVLGISAFAKEEVNIYTERHYDADKILIKNFEKETGIKINVVKAKGDELIKKLELEGKDTPADLFITADAGKLYRAKEKGLLQPVVTEKLSENVKETLKDKDDFWYGLTYRARIIAYDPTKTDASSINKIEDLADDKWKGKILVRSSSNLYNQSLLASIIKNDGEEEATKWAKSIVENMARSPKGNDRDQAKGVVSGVGEIAIMNSYYMGRLLTSKDPYEVKVGKALKIKFLNQEDRGNHINASGAGITKYSKNKENAIKFLEYMTSVEGQKVFAELNYEYPVNEKVSPSEIVKKWGDFKADNLDLNYLGVYNEKAVKIFDEVGWK
- a CDS encoding iron ABC transporter permease codes for the protein MVKLLKSLRSNLDSWSTMTIVLTLAIISPIFLIFKGILLPSNEIFEHIKNTVLNEYLYNTVIIAMGVTIITAILGVSLAWFVSVYEFPCRRLFSISLILPLTIPSYIAGYIYSDMFSFTGSISRILSKLGINLRIDILNIYGVIIVFSLFFYPYVFIIMKGYFNKSSKNMIEASRSLGKTLPETFFKVILPLSRVAIISGVSLVLMEVLNAYGLVSYFGVNTFSIGIFRAWLSLGDLTSALKLSAILVIFIFGILYIESKSRGHKKYTISTKSKPLKTIKLKGYKCIVVFTYCMIILLFSFIIPILQLLYWTKLSYLHFDYFELLGVFKNSLGITVVACFIIVTVSIIIANTMRLKKDMIFLAKIVNMGYSIPGAVIAVGVMTIFIFLDQNLKGVYTSLGIDKSLVLSSSYLILIFAYLVRFLAVSYSNIDSNFKKIGTKFHQVSRTFGFGITRTFFKVDLPMIKPAIFSSFILVFIEITKELPLTLILRPFNFNTLATLVQQYANDEMIQESSIPSLIIIGMCSIAVLIFSRKEK